From Mytilus edulis chromosome 8, xbMytEdul2.2, whole genome shotgun sequence, one genomic window encodes:
- the LOC139484451 gene encoding cytochrome c oxidase assembly factor 8-like, with protein MSNVRKDKQKFKSKPPEKLERDWVGPPEKDSNMRQIQFHIPESETPLQKKFRMLRQDTLYFNNKFWTKHNDDFFREKELFVKTKLAEKKVESDITDKDVPSKLTPEEMSMFYRQFLNENFRKNVKYNGEWYRRNFSLFALSLRVFLERMKLELLNKVKK; from the coding sequence ATGTCAAACGTAAGAAAGgataaacaaaaattcaaatcaaaaccACCTGAAAAGCTAGAACGAGACTGGGTAGGACCGCCTGAGAAAGATTCAAACATGAGACAGATACAATTTCACATACCAGAAAGTGAAACACCATTACAGAAAAAGTTCCGAATGTTACGACAAGATACTCTTTACTTTAACAACAAATTTTGGACAAAACATAATGACGATTTCTTTCGTGAAAAAGAATTGTTTGTGAAAACAAAACTTGCTGAGAAAAAAGTAGAGTCCGACATAACAGATAAAGATGTGCCGTCAAAGTTAACACCAGAGGAGATGTCTATGTTTTACCGACAATTTCTAAATGAAAACTTTCGTAAGAATGTAAAGTACAACGGAGAATGGTACAGACGAAACTTTTCATTATTTGCTCTATCGTTGAGAGTTTTCCTCGAAAGAATGAAACTTGAACTACTGAATAAAGTTAAGAAATGA